A DNA window from Pseudomonas resinovorans NBRC 106553 contains the following coding sequences:
- a CDS encoding AAA family ATPase, which yields MKNDIHDLGLVLDSRVKLILIESWDERRVLETLTSLAVKRGLGLYTWAVSEGLQRLGFGGESLGEGDSREPETALKLIKADPQPNLYVMCDLHPFLDDNPKTIRLLKEVAMAEGNHKPTLVLVSHALKLPPEVQRYAARFDLALPSEDELLGIVREEATNWSERNRGARVRTDNRTLQQVVKNLRGLSHGEARALARNVICDDGAITQEDLPELNKAKFQLLDLEGVLSFEYETARFAEVGGLANLKRWLAERQSALLEDKGKDRPKGVLLVGVQGGGKSLAAKAVAGLWGLPLLRLDFACLYNKFFGETERNLREALRLAEQMAPCVLWMDEVEKGLASSDHDGGVSQRVLGTLLTWMAERKAPVFLVATANAIERLPPELLRKGRFDELFFVDLPSPEVRAEIFRIHLARRELDPVHFDLHQLTAASDGFSGAEIEQAVVGMLYAAQALQCPADQALLLRELKGTAPLSVLMAEPLANLRGWASGRCVMAD from the coding sequence TTGAAGAACGATATCCACGACCTCGGCCTGGTGCTGGATTCTCGGGTCAAGCTGATCCTGATCGAGTCCTGGGACGAGCGCCGCGTGCTGGAGACCCTCACCAGCCTGGCGGTCAAGCGCGGCCTCGGGCTCTACACCTGGGCGGTCAGCGAAGGGCTCCAGCGCCTGGGGTTCGGTGGCGAGAGCCTGGGCGAGGGCGATAGCCGCGAGCCTGAAACGGCGCTCAAGCTGATCAAGGCCGATCCGCAGCCGAATCTCTACGTGATGTGCGACCTGCACCCCTTCCTCGACGACAACCCCAAGACGATACGGCTGTTGAAGGAAGTGGCCATGGCCGAGGGCAACCACAAGCCGACCCTGGTACTGGTTTCCCATGCCCTCAAGCTGCCACCGGAAGTGCAGCGCTACGCCGCGCGGTTCGACTTGGCGCTGCCCAGTGAGGATGAACTGCTCGGCATCGTCCGCGAGGAGGCGACGAACTGGAGCGAGCGCAACCGTGGCGCTCGGGTGCGCACCGACAACCGCACCCTGCAGCAGGTGGTGAAGAACCTGCGCGGTCTGAGCCACGGCGAGGCCCGGGCCCTGGCGCGCAACGTCATCTGCGACGACGGCGCCATCACCCAGGAAGACCTGCCGGAGTTGAACAAGGCCAAGTTCCAGTTGCTGGACCTGGAAGGCGTGCTCAGCTTCGAGTATGAAACCGCGCGCTTCGCCGAGGTGGGCGGGCTGGCCAACCTCAAGCGCTGGCTGGCCGAACGCCAGTCGGCGCTGCTGGAAGACAAGGGCAAGGACCGGCCCAAGGGCGTGTTGCTGGTGGGCGTGCAGGGCGGTGGCAAGAGCCTCGCCGCCAAGGCCGTGGCCGGACTCTGGGGCCTGCCGCTGCTGCGCCTGGACTTCGCCTGCCTGTACAACAAGTTCTTCGGCGAAACCGAACGCAACCTGCGGGAGGCACTCCGGCTGGCCGAACAGATGGCACCCTGCGTGCTGTGGATGGACGAGGTCGAGAAGGGCCTGGCCAGCAGCGACCACGATGGCGGCGTCAGCCAGCGTGTGCTGGGCACCCTGCTGACCTGGATGGCTGAGCGCAAGGCGCCGGTGTTCCTGGTGGCCACCGCCAACGCCATCGAACGATTGCCGCCGGAGCTGCTGCGCAAAGGGCGCTTCGACGAGCTGTTCTTCGTCGACTTGCCGTCGCCCGAGGTGCGCGCCGAGATCTTCCGCATTCATCTGGCCCGTCGCGAGCTGGACCCGGTGCATTTCGATCTCCACCAACTGACGGCTGCCAGCGACGGTTTCTCCGGTGCCGAGATCGAACAGGCAGTGGTCGGCATGCTCTATGCGGCCCAGGCTCTGCAATGCCCGGCCGACCAGGCGCTGTTGCTGCGGGAACTGAAGGGAACGGCCCCGCTCTCGGTGTTGATGGCCGAACCGCTGGCCAACCTGCGTGGCTGGGCGAGCGGGCGCTGCGTGATGGCCGATTGA
- a CDS encoding SDR family oxidoreductase: protein MPRYALITGASSGIGLALAEALARRGRHLLLVARQRDVLESVACELTQRFGVEVLFRYCDLAEPLHVSGLLMDLEQGELDIDLLVNNAGIGTSGAYVDQDWGREQELLELNVLAMARLCHGIGGLMARQGGGQILNVASVAGFQPGPWMSNYYASKAYVLNFSEGLREELRPRGVKVSVLCPGPTRTAFFRGAHLEVGGLEGSKLMLSPEEVALETVRALEKDRAIIIPGWRNRVAAFLPRLAPRWLVRRLAGRIIRRFAQP, encoded by the coding sequence ATGCCCCGTTATGCCCTGATCACCGGCGCCTCCAGCGGTATCGGCCTGGCCCTGGCCGAAGCCCTGGCGCGGCGAGGGCGGCACCTGCTGCTGGTGGCACGGCAACGGGATGTTCTGGAGAGCGTCGCCTGCGAGCTGACCCAGCGCTTCGGCGTGGAGGTGTTGTTCCGCTACTGCGACCTTGCCGAGCCCCTGCACGTATCCGGCCTGCTGATGGACCTGGAACAAGGGGAGCTGGACATCGATCTGCTGGTGAACAACGCCGGCATCGGCACGTCCGGTGCCTACGTCGACCAGGATTGGGGCCGCGAGCAGGAGCTGCTCGAACTCAATGTCCTGGCCATGGCCAGGCTCTGCCATGGCATCGGCGGCCTGATGGCGCGCCAGGGTGGCGGGCAGATACTCAATGTCGCCTCGGTGGCGGGCTTCCAGCCCGGCCCCTGGATGAGCAACTACTACGCCAGCAAGGCCTATGTGCTGAATTTCTCCGAAGGCCTGCGCGAGGAGCTGCGCCCCCGTGGCGTGAAGGTCTCGGTGCTTTGCCCCGGCCCGACCCGCACCGCTTTCTTCCGTGGCGCCCACCTCGAAGTCGGCGGCCTGGAAGGCAGCAAGCTGATGCTGAGCCCGGAGGAAGTCGCACTGGAGACCGTGCGCGCCCTCGAGAAGGACCGCGCCATCATCATCCCCGGTTGGCGCAACCGCGTGGCCGCCTTCCTCCCCAGGCTGGCGCCGCGCTGGCTGGTACGACGCCTGGCGGGCCGGATCATCCGCCGCTTCGCCCAACCCTGA
- a CDS encoding DUF805 domain-containing protein yields MTEARYKIVFDGEPMPGVAMDTVKENLARLFKSDPSKIDGLFGGRSVALKRDLPEEEADKYLSALQRAGANVRKEHDRAAELSLVATDDHPDPNAVAAAEATTTDVMSCPKCGHEQPKSAECQACGVIIEKYLARQAQLAEESAPQKAAAVAASATTETASPYAPPQAQVGEQLPEFGELKVLSTTGRIGRVRYLGWSMGLLLAFLPIGALIAGSMAVSTTLSGLLVIAACVALMVVSLFIGVQRIHDMGWSGWLWLLNLVPVVGSVFALLMLFMPGTAGPNRYGPPPPPNSRAVIVLAWLILLVPILGIVAAVSIPAYQDYLNAEMGQSAGIDQPAAIEGEAAE; encoded by the coding sequence ATGACCGAAGCCCGTTACAAGATCGTCTTCGACGGTGAACCCATGCCCGGCGTGGCAATGGATACCGTCAAGGAAAACCTCGCCCGCCTGTTCAAGAGTGATCCCAGCAAGATCGACGGCCTGTTCGGCGGCCGCAGCGTCGCCCTCAAGCGCGACCTGCCCGAAGAGGAGGCCGACAAGTACCTGTCCGCCCTGCAGCGCGCCGGCGCCAATGTGCGCAAGGAGCACGACCGGGCCGCCGAGCTGAGCCTGGTGGCCACCGACGACCACCCGGACCCGAATGCGGTCGCGGCCGCCGAAGCCACCACGACCGACGTCATGAGCTGCCCGAAATGCGGCCATGAACAGCCCAAGTCCGCCGAGTGCCAGGCCTGCGGGGTCATCATCGAGAAGTACCTGGCCCGCCAGGCGCAATTGGCGGAGGAGTCCGCTCCACAGAAAGCCGCCGCAGTCGCCGCCAGTGCCACTACCGAAACGGCTTCCCCCTACGCGCCGCCCCAGGCACAGGTAGGCGAGCAGCTGCCGGAATTCGGCGAGCTCAAGGTGCTCAGCACCACCGGCCGCATCGGCCGTGTGCGCTACCTCGGCTGGAGCATGGGTCTGCTACTGGCGTTCCTGCCGATCGGCGCGTTGATCGCCGGCAGCATGGCCGTGTCCACCACCCTCAGTGGCCTGCTAGTGATAGCCGCCTGTGTGGCGCTGATGGTGGTCAGCCTGTTCATCGGCGTGCAGCGCATCCACGACATGGGTTGGTCCGGCTGGCTCTGGCTGCTCAACCTGGTGCCGGTGGTGGGCAGCGTGTTCGCGCTGCTGATGCTGTTCATGCCGGGCACCGCCGGTCCCAACCGCTATGGCCCACCGCCACCGCCGAACAGCCGTGCGGTGATAGTGCTCGCCTGGTTGATCCTCCTCGTGCCGATTCTCGGTATAGTCGCCGCCGTTTCGATTCCGGCCTATCAGGACTACCTGAACGCAGAAATGGGCCAGTCCGCCGGAATCGACCAGCCGGCCGCCATCGAAGGCGAAGCGGCAGAGTAA
- a CDS encoding alanine racemase encodes MRRRTLLGLGALGALGLWAARPSDQGRPHDAYFARLNQLLRQDGGGIPQLVIDLDRLDANADLLATRLGPTPLRLVAKSLASGGLLDYLARRLNCSRFMVFHQPQLNQLARLFPNADLLLGKPLPAAAALAFYRQLPQHLGFDPSRQVTWLIDSPQRLQEYAELGRALGQPLQVALEIDIGLARGGFATPEALGTALGQLAAQPSPLRLRGLMGYDAQVAHAPFWIGRQRALDESNARYQAFIRAAQASPLWPSEPLLNGGGSQTYPLHVGGQGPLNEVAVGSALLKPGAFDSELLHGHQPALWIATPVLKVLDGALPFLDAAQRLLQGWNPNRQRAHYLYGGNWQATPASPVGLAYDTLYGRSANQERLIGSRATALAVDDWVFLRPAQSETTLGEFADLRLLRGGSLVGRWSPLGTG; translated from the coding sequence ATGAGGCGCCGCACCCTGCTCGGACTCGGCGCGCTCGGCGCCCTGGGCCTGTGGGCGGCGCGCCCCAGCGATCAGGGCCGCCCCCACGATGCCTACTTCGCGCGCCTGAACCAGTTGCTGCGTCAGGACGGCGGCGGCATCCCGCAACTGGTCATCGACCTCGACCGCCTGGATGCCAACGCCGACCTGCTGGCCACGCGGCTCGGTCCGACACCGCTGCGCCTGGTGGCCAAGTCCCTCGCCTCGGGCGGTCTGCTGGACTACCTGGCCCGGCGCCTGAACTGCTCACGCTTCATGGTGTTCCACCAGCCCCAGCTGAACCAACTGGCGCGACTCTTCCCCAACGCCGACCTGCTGCTGGGCAAGCCCCTGCCGGCCGCCGCGGCCCTGGCCTTCTACCGGCAACTGCCACAACACCTTGGCTTCGACCCCAGCCGACAGGTCACCTGGTTGATCGACAGCCCGCAGCGCCTGCAGGAGTACGCCGAGCTGGGTCGCGCCCTCGGGCAGCCGTTGCAGGTCGCCCTGGAGATCGATATCGGCCTGGCGCGCGGCGGCTTCGCCACGCCCGAAGCCCTGGGCACTGCGCTTGGGCAACTGGCGGCCCAGCCGTCGCCGTTGCGGCTACGTGGCCTGATGGGCTACGACGCCCAGGTGGCGCACGCGCCGTTCTGGATCGGCCGCCAACGCGCCCTGGACGAGAGCAACGCCCGCTACCAGGCATTCATCCGCGCCGCCCAAGCCTCGCCGCTCTGGCCGAGCGAGCCGCTGCTCAACGGCGGCGGCAGCCAGACCTACCCACTGCACGTGGGCGGCCAGGGGCCGCTGAACGAGGTGGCAGTGGGCTCCGCCCTGCTCAAGCCGGGTGCCTTCGACAGCGAATTGCTCCATGGCCATCAGCCGGCCCTGTGGATAGCCACGCCGGTGCTCAAGGTGCTCGACGGCGCCCTGCCCTTTCTGGACGCGGCGCAGCGCCTGCTGCAAGGCTGGAATCCCAACCGCCAACGCGCCCATTACCTCTATGGCGGCAACTGGCAGGCGACCCCGGCATCGCCGGTCGGACTCGCCTACGACACGCTCTACGGCCGCAGTGCCAACCAGGAACGTCTGATCGGCTCCCGCGCGACTGCGCTGGCCGTGGACGACTGGGTGTTCCTGCGCCCGGCCCAGTCCGAGACGACCCTCGGCGAGTTCGCCGATCTTCGCCTCTTGCGTGGTGGCAGCCTGGTGGGTCGCTGGAGCCCCCTCGGCACCGGCTGA
- a CDS encoding nitronate monooxygenase family protein, with product MSLPALLDQRLRLPVVAAPMFLVSNPSLVLACCNSGIVGSFPALNQRESSGFRAWLEEIEAGLAADAAPYAVNLIVHHSNPRLSADLAICVEKRVPIVITSLGAVKEVVDAVHSYGGLVFHDVTTRRHAEKAAEAGVDGLIAVAAGAGGHAGTWSPFALIAEIRQFFDKTLLLAGCLNHGHEIFAAQMLGADLAYLGTRFIATQQSDAETRYKQMILDARAADIVHTPAVSGVPASFMRQSLEAAGYDLKRLADKADINYGEKLKPVSDEAKAWKTVWSAGQGVGNIRDLPTVAELVARLDQEYRAARDKAGQLGQRWTR from the coding sequence ATGTCCCTGCCCGCCCTGCTCGATCAACGCCTGCGCCTGCCGGTGGTCGCCGCGCCGATGTTCCTGGTCTCCAACCCCAGCCTGGTCCTGGCCTGCTGCAACAGCGGCATCGTCGGCAGCTTTCCGGCGCTGAACCAGCGCGAGAGCAGCGGCTTCCGTGCCTGGCTGGAGGAGATCGAAGCGGGTCTGGCTGCGGATGCGGCGCCCTACGCGGTCAACCTCATCGTTCACCACAGCAACCCGCGCCTCTCCGCGGACCTGGCCATCTGCGTCGAGAAGCGCGTGCCCATCGTCATCACCAGCCTTGGCGCAGTGAAGGAGGTGGTGGACGCCGTACACAGCTACGGCGGCCTGGTATTCCATGACGTCACCACCCGCCGCCACGCGGAGAAAGCCGCCGAGGCCGGGGTCGATGGGCTGATCGCGGTCGCGGCCGGTGCCGGTGGCCACGCCGGAACCTGGAGCCCGTTCGCGCTGATCGCCGAAATCCGCCAGTTCTTCGACAAGACCCTGCTGCTCGCCGGCTGCCTCAACCACGGCCACGAGATCTTCGCCGCGCAGATGCTTGGCGCCGACCTCGCCTACCTCGGCACCCGCTTCATCGCCACCCAGCAGAGCGATGCCGAAACCCGCTACAAGCAGATGATCCTCGATGCCCGCGCGGCGGACATCGTCCATACGCCCGCCGTCTCCGGCGTACCCGCCAGCTTCATGCGCCAGAGCCTGGAAGCCGCCGGCTATGACCTGAAACGCCTGGCCGACAAGGCCGATATCAACTACGGCGAGAAGCTCAAGCCGGTCAGCGACGAGGCCAAGGCCTGGAAGACCGTGTGGTCCGCCGGCCAGGGGGTGGGCAATATCCGCGACCTGCCCACGGTTGCAGAACTGGTCGCCCGCCTCGACCAGGAGTACCGCGCCGCCCGCGACAAGGCCGGACAACTGGGCCAACGCTGGACCCGATGA
- the hemJ gene encoding protoporphyrinogen oxidase HemJ, whose translation MLYLWLKALHLIAVVCWFAGLFYLPRLFVYHATAEDEPSRERFKVMERKLYRGIMGPSMVATLVFGLWMLYLNPSWLSQGWLHAKLTLVVLLIGYHHACGSLLKRFARDENRRGHVFYRWFNEVPVLFLIAIVILVVVKPF comes from the coding sequence ATGCTCTATCTGTGGCTCAAGGCCCTGCACCTGATCGCCGTCGTTTGCTGGTTCGCCGGCCTGTTCTATCTGCCGCGACTCTTCGTCTACCACGCCACCGCCGAGGACGAGCCCAGCCGGGAGCGTTTCAAGGTCATGGAACGCAAGCTCTACCGCGGCATCATGGGCCCCTCGATGGTCGCCACCCTGGTCTTCGGCCTGTGGATGCTCTACCTCAATCCGAGCTGGCTGAGCCAAGGCTGGCTGCACGCCAAGCTCACCCTGGTGGTCCTGCTGATCGGTTATCACCACGCCTGCGGCAGCCTGCTCAAGCGCTTCGCCCGCGACGAGAACCGCCGTGGCCATGTGTTCTACCGCTGGTTCAACGAAGTGCCAGTGCTGTTTTTGATCGCCATCGTGATCCTGGTGGTCGTCAAGCCCTTCTGA
- the argC gene encoding N-acetyl-gamma-glutamyl-phosphate reductase translates to MVKVGIVGGTGYTGVELLRLLAQHPQVEVAVITSRSEAGMKVADMYPNLRGHYDNLAFSVPDVATLGACDAVFFATPHGVAHALAGELLAAGTRVIDLSADFRLQDAEEWAKWYGQPHGAPALLPEAVYGLPEVNREAIKGARLIAVPGCYPTAAQLGFIPLLEAGLADTSQLIADCKSGVSGAGRGAKVGSLFCEAGESMMAYSVKGHRHLPEISQGLRRAAGGPVGLTFVPHLTPMIRGIHATLYANVVDKSVDLQALFEKRYANEPFVDVMPAGSHPETRSVRGANVCRIAVHRPQGGDLVVVLSVIDNLVKGASGQAVQNLNIMFGLEERLGLSHAALLP, encoded by the coding sequence ATGGTCAAGGTCGGAATCGTCGGCGGCACGGGCTACACCGGTGTCGAACTGCTGCGTCTGCTGGCGCAGCACCCGCAGGTGGAGGTCGCGGTGATCACATCGCGATCCGAGGCCGGGATGAAGGTCGCCGATATGTATCCGAACCTGCGCGGCCACTACGACAACCTGGCGTTCAGCGTTCCGGACGTGGCCACCCTGGGTGCCTGCGACGCGGTGTTCTTCGCCACCCCCCACGGCGTTGCCCATGCCCTGGCCGGCGAGCTGCTGGCGGCCGGTACCCGGGTGATCGACCTGTCCGCCGACTTCCGTCTGCAGGACGCAGAGGAGTGGGCCAAGTGGTACGGCCAGCCCCATGGCGCCCCGGCGCTGCTGCCGGAGGCCGTCTACGGCCTGCCGGAAGTCAATCGCGAAGCCATCAAGGGCGCGCGCCTGATCGCCGTTCCCGGTTGCTACCCGACTGCCGCCCAACTGGGCTTCATCCCGCTGCTGGAAGCCGGCCTGGCGGATACCAGCCAACTGATCGCCGACTGCAAGTCGGGTGTCAGCGGCGCCGGCCGTGGCGCCAAGGTGGGCTCGCTGTTCTGCGAGGCGGGCGAAAGCATGATGGCCTACTCGGTCAAGGGCCACCGCCACCTGCCGGAAATCAGCCAGGGCCTGCGCCGCGCCGCGGGTGGCCCGGTGGGCCTGACCTTCGTGCCGCACCTGACGCCGATGATCCGTGGCATCCACGCCACCCTCTACGCGAACGTGGTCGACAAGAGCGTCGACCTGCAGGCGCTGTTCGAGAAGCGTTATGCCAACGAACCCTTCGTCGATGTGATGCCGGCCGGCAGCCATCCGGAAACCCGCAGCGTGCGTGGCGCCAACGTCTGCCGTATCGCGGTGCACCGCCCGCAGGGCGGCGACCTGGTGGTGGTCCTGTCGGTGATCGACAACCTGGTGAAGGGCGCTTCCGGCCAGGCCGTCCAGAACCTCAACATCATGTTCGGTCTCGAAGAGCGTCTGGGCCTGTCCCATGCCGCGCTGTTGCCTTGA
- the erpA gene encoding iron-sulfur cluster insertion protein ErpA, translating into MSVESFTPSALMFTESAASKVKNLVDEEGNPRLKLRVFVTGGGCSGFQYGFTFDEDVADDDTIVERDGVSLVVDPMSFQYLAGAEVDYQEGLEGSRFVIKNPNAATTCGCGSSFSI; encoded by the coding sequence ATGAGCGTCGAATCCTTCACCCCTTCAGCCCTGATGTTCACCGAGAGCGCGGCCAGCAAGGTGAAGAACCTGGTCGATGAAGAGGGCAATCCGCGCCTGAAGCTTCGTGTCTTTGTCACTGGCGGCGGTTGCTCGGGTTTCCAGTACGGCTTCACCTTCGATGAAGACGTGGCGGACGACGACACCATCGTCGAGCGTGACGGTGTCAGCCTGGTGGTCGACCCGATGAGTTTCCAGTACCTGGCGGGTGCCGAAGTGGACTACCAGGAAGGTCTGGAAGGGTCGCGCTTCGTGATCAAGAACCCGAATGCCGCCACTACCTGCGGTTGCGGTTCTTCCTTCTCGATCTGA
- a CDS encoding anhydro-N-acetylmuramic acid kinase: MARYLGVMSGTSLDGLDIALVEQTDRITLLDTHYIPMPGSLRSELLALCAPGPDELARAALAENGWVELAATGINALLVRNNLGARDIRAIGSHGQTVRHEPARGFTIQIGNPALLAELTGITVVGDFRRRDVAAGGQGAPLVPAFHEFLFGDANSHRAVLNVGGFSNLSLIEPGKPVHGFDCGPGNVLLDAWIHLQRGDTFDRNGDWAASGTLQQRLLDTLFGDTFFSARGPKSTGRELFNLGWLQSHLARLPRFKHEDVQATLLELTARSIIDALRAAQTRTNDLLVCGGGAHNRQLMLRLAALLPGTRVCSTADFGVDPDWVEAMAFAWLAHCCLEGIPTNRPSVTGARGLRILGAIYPA, encoded by the coding sequence ATGGCGCGCTACCTGGGGGTGATGTCCGGGACCAGCCTTGATGGCCTGGACATCGCCCTGGTTGAACAGACCGACCGCATCACCCTCCTCGATACCCACTACATCCCCATGCCCGGCTCGTTACGCAGCGAGCTGTTGGCACTCTGCGCCCCCGGGCCTGACGAACTGGCTCGCGCAGCGCTGGCGGAGAATGGCTGGGTCGAACTGGCCGCAACCGGCATCAACGCGCTGCTGGTGCGCAACAACCTCGGCGCCAGGGATATCCGCGCTATTGGCAGTCACGGCCAGACCGTGCGCCACGAACCCGCACGGGGCTTCACGATCCAGATCGGCAATCCGGCGCTGCTCGCCGAGCTAACCGGCATCACCGTGGTCGGCGACTTCCGCCGTCGCGACGTGGCCGCCGGCGGCCAAGGTGCGCCCCTGGTTCCAGCCTTCCACGAGTTCCTTTTCGGCGACGCCAACAGCCACCGTGCCGTGCTCAACGTGGGCGGGTTCAGCAACCTGAGCCTGATCGAGCCGGGCAAGCCCGTGCACGGTTTCGACTGCGGCCCCGGCAACGTCCTGCTGGACGCCTGGATCCACCTGCAGCGTGGCGACACCTTCGACCGCAACGGCGATTGGGCCGCCAGCGGCACCCTACAGCAACGACTGCTCGATACGCTGTTCGGCGACACCTTCTTCTCCGCTCGCGGACCGAAGAGCACCGGCCGCGAGCTGTTCAACCTCGGCTGGCTGCAATCCCACCTGGCGCGCCTGCCCCGCTTCAAGCACGAGGATGTGCAGGCCACCCTGCTGGAACTCACCGCCCGCAGCATCATCGACGCCCTGCGCGCGGCTCAGACCAGGACCAACGACCTGTTGGTGTGCGGCGGTGGCGCTCACAACCGCCAGCTGATGCTGCGCCTCGCCGCCCTGCTGCCCGGCACGCGCGTATGCAGCACCGCGGATTTCGGCGTGGACCCCGACTGGGTCGAGGCCATGGCCTTCGCCTGGCTCGCCCACTGCTGCCTGGAAGGCATTCCCACCAACCGTCCCAGCGTCACCGGTGCCCGGGGCCTGCGCATTCTCGGCGCCATCTACCCCGCCTGA
- a CDS encoding peptidoglycan DD-metalloendopeptidase family protein, translating to MTHSVPKEPPYPKSHLLAASGVAALLSLALLVFPSREVEAKKTFINLELENGSEMVIQEKDDLRQGSAAGDEGISPFAKIENPAENQNSAGKDADKKADQASELASTEKPVDPSLKAVTVGNGDTLSTVFAKVGLSANVLHDVLNSSKDAKQLSRLKVGQNFEFKLTPEGQLERISTKLSGLESVHLEKTSKGYAFKRDLIKPEVRSAYARGVIDSSLFLSAKRAGLSHDLTMDLANIFGYDIDFALDIREGDEFEMIYEEKVVDGKKVGSGEILAARFINRGKTFTTVRYVDKQGNPTYLRGDGTAMRKAFIRTPVDFARISSRFSNGRRHPILNKIRAHKGVDYAAPRGTPIKATGDGKIVLAGRRGGYGNAVIIQHGSKYRTLYGHMKGFAKGIRTGGSVKQGQIIGYVGTTGLSTGPHLHYEFQVNGVHVDPLGVKLPMADPLIASEKKRFLQMTQPLLARMDQEKASMLALNKR from the coding sequence ATGACGCATTCAGTACCTAAAGAGCCGCCCTACCCGAAGAGCCACTTGCTGGCTGCTAGCGGTGTAGCTGCGCTGCTCAGCCTGGCCCTGCTGGTGTTCCCGTCTCGCGAGGTCGAGGCGAAGAAGACCTTCATCAACCTGGAGCTGGAAAACGGCTCGGAGATGGTGATCCAGGAGAAGGATGACCTCCGACAAGGTTCCGCTGCCGGGGATGAGGGTATCTCGCCGTTCGCCAAGATCGAGAACCCAGCAGAAAACCAGAACAGCGCCGGAAAAGACGCGGATAAGAAGGCAGACCAAGCTTCCGAACTCGCTTCCACTGAAAAACCCGTCGATCCCAGCCTGAAGGCTGTGACCGTGGGTAACGGCGACACTTTGTCCACCGTATTCGCCAAGGTGGGCCTGTCCGCCAACGTCCTGCACGACGTGCTCAACAGCAGCAAGGACGCCAAGCAGCTCAGCCGCCTCAAGGTCGGCCAGAACTTCGAATTCAAGCTGACCCCGGAAGGGCAGCTCGAGCGCATCAGTACCAAGCTGAGCGGGCTCGAAAGTGTTCACCTCGAAAAGACTTCCAAGGGCTACGCCTTCAAGCGTGACCTGATCAAGCCCGAAGTGCGCTCGGCGTACGCGCGTGGCGTGATCGACAGCTCCCTGTTCCTCTCCGCCAAGCGCGCCGGCCTGTCCCATGACCTGACCATGGACCTGGCGAACATCTTCGGCTACGACATCGACTTCGCCCTCGACATCCGCGAAGGCGACGAATTCGAGATGATCTACGAAGAGAAGGTGGTCGACGGCAAGAAGGTCGGCAGTGGCGAGATCCTCGCCGCGCGCTTCATCAATCGTGGCAAGACCTTCACCACCGTGCGCTACGTCGACAAGCAAGGTAACCCCACTTACCTGCGCGGTGACGGCACCGCCATGCGCAAGGCCTTCATCCGTACACCGGTGGACTTCGCCCGCATCAGCTCGCGATTCTCCAACGGCCGCCGCCATCCGATCCTGAACAAGATCCGCGCCCACAAGGGTGTGGACTACGCAGCGCCCCGCGGTACTCCGATCAAGGCTACCGGCGACGGCAAGATCGTCCTGGCAGGTCGTCGCGGCGGCTACGGTAATGCGGTGATCATCCAGCACGGCAGCAAGTACCGCACGCTCTATGGCCACATGAAAGGCTTTGCCAAGGGCATTCGCACCGGCGGCAGCGTGAAGCAGGGCCAGATCATCGGATACGTGGGTACTACCGGTCTCTCCACCGGCCCGCACCTGCACTACGAGTTCCAGGTGAACGGCGTGCACGTCGACCCGCTGGGCGTGAAACTGCCCATGGCCGATCCGCTGATCGCCAGCGAGAAGAAGCGCTTCCTGCAGATGACCCAGCCGCTGCTGGCGCGCATGGACCAGGAAAAGGCCAGCATGCTGGCCCTGAACAAGCGCTGA